One Synechococcus sp. CC9605 genomic window carries:
- a CDS encoding magnesium chelatase subunit H, whose product MFTQVRSADRRVAPVEGQNHKSVMKAVYVVLEPQYQNALTQAATALNASGGDLGIELCGYLIEELRDDDNYAGFCADVAEADVFVASLIFIEDLAQKVVDAVAPHRARLKAAVVFPSMPEVMRLNKLGSFSMAQLGQSKSAIAGFMKKRKEAGGAGFQDAMLKLLNTLPTVLKYLPVEKAQDARSFMLSFQYWLGGTPDNLRNFLLMLADKYVFPAAEGKERPAMEVAEPEVFPDLGIWHPLAPSMFEDLKEYLNWTSSRTDLSEEARKGPVIGLVLQRSHIVTGDDAHYVATIQELEFRGARVIPIFCGGLDFSKPVNAFFYDPLNPEQPLVDGIVSLTGFALVGGPARQDHPKAIESLKKLNRPYMVALPLVFQTTQEWEQSDLGLHPVQVALQIAIPELDGAIEPIVLSGRDDATGKAHTLQDRVDAIAERSIRWSSLRIKPRTEKKLAITVFSFPPDKGNVGTAAYLDVFGSIHRVMQEMKAKGYDVQDLPSTPRELLEAVINDADAMQGSPELSIAHRMSVEEYERLTPYSERLEENWGKPPGNLNSDGQNLLVFGRHFGNVFVGVQPTFGYEGDPMRLLYSRSASPHHGFAAYYTYLQKIWKADAVLHFGTHGSLEFMPGKQMGMSETCYPDSLIGALPNLYYYAANNPSEATIAKRRGYASTISYLTPPAENAGLYKGLKELGELVGSYQQLREGGRGIQIVNTIIETARQCNLDKDVDLPEEDASTLELDGRDDLVGAVYRQLMEIESRLLPCGLHTIGKPPTAEEAVATLVNIAALEREEDGLRSLPGLLAEAMGRSIEDIYKGNDEGVLADVELNRTITETSRAAIGAMVRMLTGRDGRVSLRNSFGLFYDLLAKFGFKLPSPWLRACCTAGFVQIDSTELDKLFAYLRFCLEQVCADMEMESLLKALDGEYILPGPGGDPIRNPGVLPSGKNIHALDPQAIPTRAAVAAAKSVVDKLIERQREEQGTWPETIACVLWGTDNIKTYGESLAQILWFVGVKPMADSVGRVNKLELIPLEELGRPRVDVVVNCSGVFRDLFINQMALIDQAVKMAAEADEPLEQNFVRKHALEQAEKEGTSLRDAACRVFSNASGSYSSNVNLAVENSTWEEEGELQEMYLSRKTFAFNADNPGEMNQKREVFENVMKTADVTFQNLDSAEISLTDVSHYFDSDPTKLIAGLRDDGKAPTSYIADTTTANAQVRSLSETIRLDSRTKLLNPKWYEGMLDSGYEGVREVAKRLNFTLGWSATSGAVDNFVYEEANETFINDPEMRKRLLELNPNSFRQIVGTLLEVHGRGYWETSDENIEQLQELYQEVEDRIEGVVTDRSTIN is encoded by the coding sequence ATGTTCACACAGGTCCGCTCCGCCGATCGCCGCGTTGCTCCTGTGGAGGGCCAGAACCACAAGTCCGTCATGAAGGCGGTTTACGTGGTGCTGGAGCCCCAATACCAAAACGCCCTCACCCAGGCAGCAACGGCTCTCAACGCTTCTGGTGGCGATCTTGGGATCGAGTTGTGCGGCTATCTGATTGAAGAACTCCGCGACGACGACAACTACGCCGGTTTCTGTGCCGATGTGGCTGAAGCTGATGTCTTCGTCGCCTCTTTGATCTTCATTGAAGATCTGGCGCAAAAGGTTGTGGACGCCGTTGCCCCGCACCGCGCCCGCCTCAAGGCGGCTGTTGTTTTCCCGTCCATGCCTGAAGTCATGCGGCTGAACAAGCTGGGCAGCTTCTCGATGGCCCAGCTCGGTCAGAGCAAGAGCGCCATCGCAGGCTTCATGAAGAAGCGAAAGGAAGCCGGAGGTGCTGGCTTCCAGGACGCGATGCTCAAGCTGCTGAACACGCTCCCCACCGTTCTCAAGTACCTGCCGGTTGAGAAGGCTCAGGATGCCCGCAGCTTCATGCTCAGCTTCCAGTACTGGCTGGGCGGTACCCCCGACAACCTGCGCAACTTTCTGTTGATGCTGGCTGACAAGTACGTCTTCCCAGCTGCAGAAGGAAAGGAACGTCCAGCCATGGAGGTGGCGGAGCCTGAGGTGTTCCCCGACCTCGGCATCTGGCATCCCCTGGCTCCCTCGATGTTCGAGGACCTCAAGGAATATCTGAACTGGACGTCCAGCCGCACAGACCTGTCTGAGGAGGCCCGCAAAGGTCCGGTGATCGGTTTAGTGCTGCAGCGCAGCCACATCGTCACCGGTGACGATGCCCACTACGTAGCCACCATCCAGGAGCTGGAGTTCCGCGGTGCCCGCGTGATTCCGATCTTCTGCGGCGGTCTCGACTTCTCCAAGCCGGTCAATGCCTTTTTTTACGACCCCCTGAATCCTGAGCAGCCGCTGGTGGACGGCATCGTCTCCCTCACCGGTTTTGCACTGGTTGGAGGCCCGGCCCGCCAGGACCACCCCAAGGCGATTGAGTCGCTGAAGAAGCTCAACCGCCCTTACATGGTGGCTCTCCCCCTTGTCTTCCAGACCACCCAGGAGTGGGAACAGAGCGACCTTGGCCTGCACCCGGTGCAGGTGGCTCTACAGATCGCCATACCGGAACTGGATGGCGCCATCGAGCCCATCGTTCTCTCGGGCCGTGACGATGCCACCGGCAAGGCGCACACCCTTCAAGACCGGGTTGATGCCATTGCTGAGCGGTCCATCCGCTGGTCATCGCTGCGGATCAAGCCCCGCACCGAAAAGAAGCTTGCGATCACCGTGTTCAGCTTCCCTCCCGACAAGGGCAATGTCGGCACCGCGGCTTACCTCGACGTTTTCGGCTCCATCCATCGGGTGATGCAGGAGATGAAAGCGAAGGGCTACGACGTTCAGGACTTGCCCTCCACGCCTCGAGAACTGTTGGAGGCTGTCATCAATGACGCCGATGCCATGCAGGGCTCTCCTGAGCTGTCCATCGCCCATCGGATGAGCGTCGAGGAGTACGAGCGTCTGACGCCTTACTCCGAACGCCTGGAAGAGAACTGGGGCAAGCCCCCCGGCAACCTCAACAGCGATGGCCAGAACCTGCTGGTTTTCGGTCGCCACTTCGGCAACGTCTTCGTTGGCGTTCAGCCCACCTTCGGCTACGAGGGTGATCCGATGCGCTTGCTCTATTCCCGCAGCGCCAGCCCCCACCACGGTTTCGCCGCTTACTACACCTATCTGCAGAAGATCTGGAAGGCTGATGCGGTGCTGCACTTCGGCACCCACGGCTCGCTCGAATTCATGCCCGGCAAGCAGATGGGCATGAGCGAAACCTGCTACCCCGATTCATTGATCGGTGCGCTGCCCAACCTCTACTACTACGCCGCCAATAACCCCTCCGAGGCCACCATCGCCAAGCGTCGTGGTTATGCCTCCACCATCAGCTACCTCACCCCTCCGGCTGAAAATGCCGGTCTTTACAAGGGGCTGAAGGAACTGGGTGAGCTGGTGGGCTCCTACCAGCAGCTGCGCGAGGGTGGCCGCGGGATTCAGATCGTCAACACGATCATCGAGACGGCACGTCAGTGCAACCTTGATAAGGACGTTGACCTTCCTGAGGAGGACGCCTCGACCCTCGAACTCGATGGACGCGATGACCTAGTGGGTGCCGTCTACCGCCAGTTGATGGAGATCGAAAGCCGTCTCCTGCCCTGTGGCTTGCACACCATTGGCAAGCCTCCCACCGCTGAGGAAGCTGTTGCCACCTTGGTGAATATTGCTGCTCTCGAGCGTGAGGAGGATGGTCTTCGCTCACTCCCCGGCCTGCTGGCTGAGGCGATGGGCCGCTCGATCGAAGACATCTACAAAGGCAACGACGAGGGTGTACTCGCCGATGTTGAGCTGAACCGCACGATCACGGAGACGTCCCGCGCTGCCATCGGCGCCATGGTTCGCATGCTCACCGGTCGTGATGGTCGGGTCAGCCTGCGCAACAGCTTCGGTTTGTTCTACGACCTGCTTGCCAAGTTCGGCTTCAAACTTCCTTCCCCGTGGCTGAGGGCCTGCTGCACCGCTGGCTTCGTGCAGATCGATTCCACAGAGCTCGACAAGCTCTTTGCCTATCTGCGCTTCTGCCTTGAGCAGGTGTGTGCCGACATGGAGATGGAGAGTCTGCTGAAGGCTCTCGATGGTGAATACATCCTTCCGGGCCCCGGGGGTGATCCGATTCGCAATCCAGGTGTGCTACCCAGTGGCAAGAACATCCATGCCCTCGACCCGCAGGCGATTCCCACCAGGGCCGCGGTGGCTGCAGCCAAGAGTGTTGTCGACAAGTTGATTGAGCGTCAGCGCGAGGAGCAAGGCACCTGGCCCGAAACCATCGCCTGCGTGCTCTGGGGAACCGACAACATCAAGACCTACGGCGAATCCCTGGCTCAGATCCTCTGGTTCGTCGGCGTCAAGCCAATGGCGGACTCCGTGGGTCGGGTGAACAAGCTTGAGCTGATTCCCCTTGAGGAACTCGGTCGCCCCCGCGTTGACGTGGTGGTGAACTGCTCCGGTGTGTTCCGCGATCTGTTCATCAACCAGATGGCGCTGATCGATCAGGCCGTGAAGATGGCTGCCGAGGCCGATGAGCCTCTGGAGCAGAACTTCGTTCGCAAGCACGCCCTCGAGCAGGCGGAGAAAGAGGGTACGAGCCTGCGGGATGCGGCGTGCCGGGTGTTTTCCAACGCCAGCGGCAGCTACAGCTCCAACGTGAACCTCGCGGTGGAGAACAGCACCTGGGAGGAGGAAGGTGAACTGCAGGAGATGTACCTCTCCCGCAAGACCTTTGCCTTCAACGCCGACAACCCTGGTGAGATGAACCAGAAGCGTGAGGTGTTCGAGAACGTGATGAAGACGGCGGATGTCACCTTCCAGAACCTCGATTCGGCTGAGATCTCCCTCACCGATGTGAGCCACTACTTCGACTCCGACCCCACCAAGTTGATAGCCGGCCTGCGTGATGACGGCAAGGCTCCCACAAGCTACATCGCCGATACCACCACGGCCAACGCTCAGGTGCGCTCGCTGAGTGAAACGATTCGCCTGGATTCACGCACCAAGCTGCTGAATCCCAAGTGGTATGAAGGCATGCTCGACTCCGGCTACGAGGGTGTGCGAGAGGTGGCCAAGCGCCTCAACTTCACTCTTGGTTGGAGTGCCACCAGTGGCGCCGTTGACAACTTCGTGTACGAAGAAGCCAACGAGACCTTCATTAATGACCCGGAGATGCGTAAGCGTCTGTTGGAACTCAACCCCAACAGCTTCCGCCAGATCGTGGGCACCCTGCTCGAAGTGCATGGTCGAGGATACTGGGAGACCTCAGACGAAAACATTGAGCAGCTGCAGGAGCTGTATCAGGAGGTTGAGGATCGGATTGAGGGTGTTGTCACCGACAGATCTACGATCAACTGA
- a CDS encoding GlcNAc-transferase family protein codes for MRSTIFVQIAAYRDPDLPATLHNLIERAAQPERLHFGICLQLAADDPPHWGTSTFPDHPHLTSIRFDATESRGACWARRQAQDVYGGEDFLLQIDSHMRAVEHWDDLLLKTWKECSDAGAVLSVYPNGFQQPCRLQTSTLPVMAAAGFDADGILNLRGISRFQLPEEQPDRPIPGAFIAGGFLFGPGSIVREVPYDPDLYFHGEEVAMSARLWTSGFNIYAPNRLLLFHLYKTERTDKEHSATHWSDHSNWHHYNLRALKRVHTLLGSLNNAPESIRCFNDLPDELQPFGLGKKRKLSMYQQWAGVDFKTAEIRPTARHAEFNVLQP; via the coding sequence GTGAGATCGACGATCTTTGTTCAGATCGCGGCTTACCGGGATCCGGATCTCCCGGCCACACTGCACAACCTGATTGAGCGGGCGGCCCAGCCAGAGCGCCTGCATTTCGGCATCTGCCTGCAACTGGCTGCTGACGATCCGCCGCACTGGGGAACAAGCACATTTCCGGATCATCCACACCTCACGAGCATCCGGTTCGATGCAACTGAAAGCCGCGGAGCCTGCTGGGCCCGACGCCAGGCTCAAGATGTTTACGGCGGAGAAGACTTTCTGCTGCAGATCGACAGCCACATGCGGGCTGTGGAGCACTGGGATGACCTGCTTCTGAAGACCTGGAAGGAATGCAGCGATGCAGGTGCCGTTCTCAGTGTTTACCCCAACGGCTTTCAACAGCCGTGCCGTTTGCAGACATCAACCCTGCCTGTGATGGCAGCCGCCGGTTTCGATGCCGACGGCATCCTCAATCTGCGGGGCATCAGTCGATTTCAACTTCCAGAAGAACAACCTGATCGACCCATCCCCGGGGCCTTTATCGCCGGAGGATTCCTGTTCGGCCCAGGATCAATCGTGCGCGAAGTGCCCTACGACCCCGATCTCTATTTCCATGGGGAAGAGGTTGCCATGTCGGCACGACTGTGGACGTCCGGTTTCAACATCTACGCCCCGAATCGCCTGCTGCTGTTTCATCTCTACAAGACAGAACGTACAGACAAAGAGCACTCAGCCACCCATTGGAGCGATCACAGCAATTGGCACCATTACAACCTTCGGGCACTCAAACGCGTACACACACTGCTTGGCAGTCTCAACAACGCCCCTGAGTCAATCCGTTGCTTCAATGATCTACCTGACGAACTTCAACCCTTTGGATTAGGGAAAAAACGCAAATTAAGCATGTATCAACAGTGGGCTGGAGTTGATTTCAAAACAGCAGAGATCAGACCAACCGCAAGGCATGCAGAGTTCAACGTATTGCAACCCTGA
- the tpiA gene encoding triose-phosphate isomerase — protein sequence MRRPVIAGNWKMHMTCAQSREFMEAFLPLIADTPDDRDLVLAPPFTALSTMAELSRNSRVCLSSQNVHWEGQGAFTGEISPAMLKEHGVTHTIVGHSEPRKYFSESDEQINHRARSSQSNGLIPIVCVGESDEQRERGEAERVIRRQIEQGLEGLDAEKLVVAYEPIWAIGTGKTCAAEEANRICGLIRSWVGSPDLVIQYGGSVKPSNIDELMGMSDIDGVLVGGASLEPESFGRIANYQAA from the coding sequence GTGCGCAGACCGGTGATCGCTGGCAACTGGAAGATGCACATGACCTGTGCACAGTCGCGGGAGTTCATGGAAGCCTTCCTGCCATTGATTGCTGACACCCCGGACGACCGCGACCTGGTGCTGGCACCGCCCTTCACGGCCCTGTCGACCATGGCGGAACTCAGCCGGAATTCCCGCGTCTGCCTGTCGAGCCAGAACGTGCACTGGGAAGGTCAAGGTGCCTTCACTGGAGAGATCTCCCCAGCGATGCTCAAGGAGCATGGTGTGACCCACACAATCGTGGGCCACAGCGAACCGCGGAAATACTTCAGTGAAAGTGACGAGCAGATCAACCACCGGGCCAGGTCATCCCAGTCCAACGGTCTGATTCCGATCGTTTGCGTTGGCGAAAGCGATGAGCAACGAGAACGGGGCGAAGCCGAACGGGTGATCCGCCGCCAGATCGAGCAGGGCCTGGAGGGTCTCGATGCCGAAAAATTAGTGGTGGCCTACGAACCGATCTGGGCGATTGGCACAGGCAAAACCTGCGCTGCCGAAGAAGCCAACCGCATCTGTGGTCTGATCCGAAGCTGGGTGGGCTCCCCCGATCTGGTGATTCAGTACGGCGGCTCCGTCAAACCCAGCAACATTGATGAATTGATGGGCATGAGCGATATCGACGGGGTGCTGGTGGGGGGTGCTTCCTTGGAGCCCGAAAGCTTTGGACGGATTGCCAACTACCAAGCGGCTTGA
- the folP gene encoding dihydropteroate synthase, translating into MDGLPTTKRLDSGGWPQGWRQRTAVMGVINVTPDSFSDGGRFLASERALAEAQRQLSRGADVLDLGAQSTRPGAEEVGADEELRRLLPALKSIRQHCPEVLISIDTFLAPVAAKALDAGANWINDVSGGRRDPDLLRVVADAGCPVVLMHSRGDSRTMDQLTTYADVVADVKEALLERSEAALQAGVDESQIIWDPGLGFAKTHEQNLQLLRDLEQLTAGPRPVLIGPSRKRFIGAVLDEPRPKARLWGTAAVACRCAQAGAAVLRVHDVGPISQTLRMAAALW; encoded by the coding sequence TTGGACGGATTGCCAACTACCAAGCGGCTTGATTCAGGCGGCTGGCCCCAGGGTTGGCGCCAACGCACAGCCGTGATGGGGGTGATCAACGTCACCCCAGATTCCTTCAGTGATGGAGGGAGATTTCTGGCGAGCGAACGGGCTCTTGCTGAAGCTCAGCGGCAACTGAGCCGCGGAGCGGACGTGTTGGATTTGGGAGCGCAAAGCACCCGCCCCGGCGCAGAGGAGGTGGGCGCCGATGAGGAGTTGCGACGGCTTCTACCTGCGCTGAAGAGCATCCGGCAGCACTGCCCAGAGGTGCTGATCTCCATCGACACGTTTCTGGCGCCGGTGGCCGCCAAGGCACTGGACGCAGGTGCGAACTGGATCAATGATGTGAGCGGCGGCCGGCGGGATCCGGATCTGCTCCGGGTGGTCGCCGATGCGGGCTGTCCAGTGGTGCTGATGCACAGCCGCGGTGACAGCCGAACCATGGATCAGCTCACGACCTATGCCGATGTCGTGGCAGATGTGAAAGAGGCGTTGCTGGAGCGCAGTGAAGCCGCGCTTCAAGCCGGCGTTGATGAGAGCCAAATCATCTGGGATCCCGGTCTCGGCTTCGCCAAGACCCATGAGCAGAACCTGCAGCTGCTGAGGGATCTGGAACAACTCACAGCAGGGCCACGACCGGTGCTGATCGGCCCTTCACGCAAACGCTTCATCGGTGCCGTGCTCGATGAGCCACGCCCGAAGGCGCGGCTCTGGGGAACTGCTGCCGTGGCCTGCCGCTGCGCCCAGGCGGGTGCTGCCGTGCTGCGGGTGCACGATGTGGGCCCCATCAGCCAGACGCTGCGCATGGCGGCTGCACTCTGGTGA